Proteins from one Syngnathus scovelli strain Florida chromosome 17, RoL_Ssco_1.2, whole genome shotgun sequence genomic window:
- the urod gene encoding uroporphyrinogen decarboxylase, with the protein MSKGELILPKDFPQLQNDTFLRAARGEQTEHVPVWCMRQAGRYLPEFREFRAGKDFFETCRSPEACCELTLQPLRRFPFDAAIIFSDILVVPQALGMDVQMVPGKGPTFPEPLKEPEDLQRLRVKVDVAKELGYVFQAISLTRHKIEGKVPLIGFTGAPWTLMSYMIEGGGSNTHSKAKRWLYQHPEASHMLLKMLTDVIVEYLLGQVAAGAQALQVFESHAGILGPVEFQTFSLPYLHDIARRVKEKLKEARQEVPMIVFAKDAHYALESLSQSHYEVVGLDWTIDPRSARERTGGKVSLQGNMDPCALYAPKERISEIVKLMLEGFGTRGYIANLGHGLYPDMDPENVGAFVEAVHQHSKQMVKQM; encoded by the exons ATGAGCAAGGGTGAACTCATACT CCCTAAAGACTTTCCTCAACTCCAGAATGACACATTCCTACGAGCAGCTCGAGGTGAACAAACCGAGCATGTCCCCGTCTGGTGTATGAGACAAGCTGGAAGATACTTACCAG AGTTTCGTGAGTTCAGGGCAGGGAAGGACTTTTTTGAAACATGCCGCTCGCCAGAGGCCTGCTGCGAGCTTACGTTGCAG CCTCTGAGGCGTTTTCCATTCGATGCTGCAATCATCTTTTCGGACATCCTCGTTGTGCCACAG GCACTGGGTATGGATGTCCAGATGGTGCCAGGTAAAGGTCCTACATTCCCAGAGCCCCTGAAGGAGCCAGAAGACTTGCAGCGTCTGCGTGTGAAAGTGGATGTAGCCAAAGAACTGGGTTACGTTTTCCAAGCCATCTCGCTGACCAGACACAAGATTGAAGGCAAAGTGCCCCTCATAGGATTCACCGGAGCACCG TGGACGCTCATGTCTTATATGATAGAAGGCGGCGGTTCCAACACTCACTCAAAGGCAAAGCGTTGGCTGTACCAACATCCTGAAGCCAGCCACATGCTGCTGAAGATGCTCACGGATGTCATAGTTGAATACCTGCTGGGTCAGGTTGCAGCTGGAGCCCAG GCTCTGCAGGTGTTCGAGTCCCACGCCGGCATCTTGGGGCCGGTGGAGTTTCAGACGTTCTCGCTGCCTTATCTTCATGACATTGCTCGCCGCGTCAAAGAGAAACTCAAGGAGGCGCGACAGGAAGTTCCCATG ATCGTTTTTGCGAAGGACGCACATTACGCTCTCGAATCTCTGTCTCAGTCTCATTACGAAGTGGTCGGGCTTGACTGGACCATTGACCCACGCTCAGCAcg TGAGCGGACAGGAGGAAAGGTTAGCCTTCAGGGAAACATGGACCCATGTGCGCTTTATGCTCCCAAG GAACGCATTTCTGAAATTGTGAAGCTCATGCTGGAAGGTTTCGGCACCAGAGGCTATATCGCCAATCTGGGCCACGGTCTTTATCCCGATATGGATCCAGAGAATGTGGGCGCTTTCGTGGAGGCTGTGCATcaacactcaaaacaaatggtCAAACAAATGTAG
- the pkia gene encoding cAMP-dependent protein kinase inhibitor alpha → MSDVEVTYADFIASGRTGRRNALHDILQSPTDPEGRELSLTLSLSQLHINAGGGDANDSDDTQSSSSSAQREAAQKNS, encoded by the exons ATGTCTGATGTTGAAGTCACGTACGCCGACTTCATTGCATCTGGCAGGACTGGGCGTAGGAACGCCCTGCATGACATCCTGCAGAGTCCCACTGACCCTGAAGGCCGAGAGCTCTCTCTTACTCTGTCCCTATCCCAGCTTCACATTAATGCAGGAGGGGGAG ATGCAAATGACTCCGATGACACTCAAAGCTCATCCTCCTCGGCTCAAAGAGAGGCGGCGCAGAAGAACAGCTAA